One Polyangiaceae bacterium DNA segment encodes these proteins:
- a CDS encoding 4-oxalocrotonate tautomerase family protein encodes MPLVQIRGVQGYLNADQKQELIRKVTDAVLSVEGEGLRDVTWVTIEDVPAGAWGVGGKSVSADDLRQLASAKAGK; translated from the coding sequence ATGCCTCTCGTACAAATCCGCGGTGTCCAGGGCTACCTGAACGCCGATCAGAAACAAGAGCTCATTCGCAAAGTCACGGACGCGGTCCTCTCCGTCGAAGGGGAGGGACTGCGCGATGTCACCTGGGTCACGATCGAGGATGTTCCCGCCGGCGCTTGGGGGGTGGGCGGCAAGTCCGTCTCCGCCGATGACTTGCGGCAGCTGGCCTCCGCCAAGGCAGGGAAGTAG
- a CDS encoding LysR family transcriptional regulator: MLDWDDLRHFLALSRAATLAQAARRLKVNATTVGRRLTALEDRVGARLFDRTPDGYALTQAGRDLLPHAERIEDQVLALERRVVGADQRLSGTVRVSVTEMIGTRFIAPYLCSFADEHPELAIDLNCTARSVNLARREADIALRLTRPHEPNLVIKKMASVHLALYASRSYLEQRGRPADPERSLAGHQVLAFAAARPFAIENDWLDKRLDGARVVLRSDSVSSIVSATAAGLGIALLPRSVADGDPTFQRLNTESEPEPRVIWQAVHAELARSPRVEAVTRFLGRVVSGEYEPLPED, translated from the coding sequence ATGCTGGACTGGGACGATCTGCGGCACTTCTTGGCCTTGAGTCGCGCGGCGACCTTGGCGCAGGCGGCGCGACGCCTGAAGGTGAACGCCACCACGGTCGGACGTCGCCTGACCGCGCTCGAAGATCGCGTCGGCGCGCGACTGTTCGATCGCACGCCAGACGGCTACGCCCTCACTCAAGCCGGGCGCGACCTGCTGCCCCACGCCGAGCGCATCGAAGACCAGGTGCTGGCACTGGAGCGACGAGTCGTCGGTGCCGACCAACGCTTGAGCGGCACCGTGCGAGTCAGCGTCACTGAGATGATCGGCACGCGTTTCATCGCACCCTACCTATGCAGCTTTGCCGACGAGCATCCTGAGCTCGCCATCGACCTCAATTGCACGGCGCGCTCCGTGAATCTGGCCCGGCGCGAGGCGGACATCGCGTTGCGCCTGACGCGACCCCACGAGCCGAACCTGGTGATCAAAAAGATGGCCAGCGTGCACCTCGCCCTCTACGCCTCGCGCAGCTATCTGGAGCAGCGCGGGCGCCCCGCCGATCCGGAGCGCAGTCTGGCCGGCCATCAAGTGCTCGCCTTCGCCGCTGCCCGTCCCTTCGCCATCGAAAACGACTGGCTGGACAAGCGCCTGGACGGGGCGCGCGTGGTCCTGCGCTCGGACAGCGTGAGCAGTATCGTTTCGGCAACGGCTGCTGGCCTCGGCATCGCGCTCTTGCCACGGTCGGTGGCCGACGGGGACCCGACCTTCCAGCGCCTGAACACGGAAAGCGAGCCGGAGCCCCGCGTCATCTGGCAAGCCGTTCACGCCGAACTCGCGCGCTCACCGCGCGTCGAGGCCGTTACGCGATTCCTCGGTCGCGTCGTGAGTGGCGAATACGAGCCCTTGCCCGAAGACTGA
- a CDS encoding VOC family protein, with translation MSDAESHVHHAIDYLEIYVTDMAAAQRFYGAAFGWTFTDYAPTYAGIRGGEREMGGLCVRDAVTPGGSLIVLFSKDLDTTLAAVREAGGEVVKEPYAFPGGRRFHFADPSGNELAVWSAL, from the coding sequence ATGTCTGACGCCGAGAGTCACGTTCACCACGCCATCGATTACCTGGAGATCTACGTGACGGACATGGCCGCCGCGCAGCGCTTCTACGGCGCGGCCTTCGGCTGGACGTTTACGGACTACGCTCCGACCTACGCTGGGATCCGTGGCGGCGAGCGCGAAATGGGGGGCCTCTGCGTTCGCGATGCGGTGACTCCGGGCGGCTCGCTCATCGTGCTGTTCTCGAAGGATCTCGACACGACCCTTGCGGCAGTGCGTGAGGCGGGCGGCGAGGTGGTCAAGGAGCCCTACGCCTTCCCCGGTGGGCGCCGATTCCACTTCGCGGACCCCAGCGGCAACGAGCTCGCGGTCTGGTCGGCGCTGTAG
- a CDS encoding SRPBCC family protein encodes MATIYKKLELALDAETLWKRVADVGGISELLDGISHSAVDGSTRSCTLANGAQLTEQIISVDQTRRRVAYTITAGPLPFTFHAASMAVEAGGEGRSALTWITDVAPDELAGPLGQMIDDECRKLEARFP; translated from the coding sequence ATGGCGACGATCTACAAGAAGCTGGAACTCGCGCTCGACGCGGAGACGCTCTGGAAGCGGGTGGCGGACGTAGGTGGCATTTCCGAACTGCTCGACGGCATCTCACACAGTGCGGTCGACGGCAGTACCAGGTCCTGCACACTGGCGAACGGTGCGCAGCTCACCGAACAGATCATCTCCGTGGACCAGACACGGCGCCGCGTCGCATACACCATCACCGCGGGCCCCCTGCCCTTCACCTTCCACGCAGCGTCCATGGCGGTGGAGGCGGGCGGCGAGGGACGTAGTGCACTCACGTGGATCACCGACGTGGCGCCCGACGAACTGGCCGGGCCCCTGGGACAGATGATCGACGACGAATGCCGAAAGCTGGAGGCGCGCTTCCCATGA
- a CDS encoding alpha/beta fold hydrolase: MTSETSDATFESYRVAASDGFALGVSRVGRVGDARGVVVVNCAMAVPQRFYRAYASELAQAGYCVVTYDYRGVGESRPLPLAGFQATARQWAERDARAVLHHARELARDRPVLTVGHSFGGQLAGIIDEARDVQGALMVGAQLGYVRHFSPAMRARMLFGFRLSFPALDKIWGYVPGRFGLGEDLPSGVVEEWARWCLSPGYLLDHVPEARRRFAHFDKPTLFYSFTDDQYAPSAAVAALTQALIDAPLTHRRFAPGELDAAHVGHFGFFRPERRELWIESVRFFDAIVEGRPSPLRSRLPSDLEIGTEDVLMDLEYGRA; encoded by the coding sequence ATGACGAGCGAAACTTCGGACGCAACTTTCGAATCCTATCGTGTGGCCGCGAGTGATGGCTTCGCCCTTGGCGTATCCCGCGTCGGTCGCGTTGGTGACGCGCGAGGCGTGGTGGTGGTGAACTGTGCGATGGCGGTGCCGCAGCGCTTCTATCGCGCCTATGCTAGCGAGCTGGCGCAGGCGGGATACTGCGTCGTCACCTACGACTACCGTGGAGTGGGGGAGAGCCGACCGCTGCCCTTGGCAGGGTTCCAGGCTACGGCCCGACAGTGGGCCGAGCGCGATGCGCGCGCCGTGTTGCACCACGCGCGAGAGTTGGCGAGGGACCGACCCGTGCTGACCGTGGGACACAGCTTTGGCGGCCAACTAGCGGGCATCATCGACGAAGCAAGAGACGTGCAGGGTGCGCTGATGGTGGGCGCCCAACTGGGGTACGTCCGGCACTTTTCCCCGGCGATGCGTGCCCGCATGCTATTTGGGTTCAGGCTCTCGTTTCCGGCGCTCGACAAGATTTGGGGCTACGTGCCGGGTCGCTTCGGCTTGGGCGAAGATCTGCCTTCGGGTGTCGTCGAAGAGTGGGCGCGTTGGTGTCTGTCGCCGGGCTACTTGCTCGACCACGTGCCAGAGGCCCGGCGTCGCTTCGCCCATTTCGACAAGCCCACATTGTTCTACAGCTTCACCGACGACCAGTACGCACCCTCGGCGGCAGTTGCGGCGCTGACGCAGGCGTTGATCGACGCACCGCTGACCCACCGACGCTTCGCGCCGGGGGAACTCGACGCCGCGCACGTCGGGCACTTCGGCTTCTTTCGCCCCGAGCGCAGGGAGCTGTGGATCGAGTCGGTGCGCTTCTTCGATGCGATCGTCGAAGGGCGTCCCTCGCCACTGCGCAGCCGCTTGCCCTCGGATCTGGAGATCGGCACCGAAGACGTGCTCATGGACTTGGAGTATGGCCGCGCCTGA
- a CDS encoding DUF1697 domain-containing protein produces the protein MAVYAALLRAVNVGGTGKLPMADLRALCERAGFEQVATYIQSGNVVFRTSLTAAKAKSVLEGALAKRMGKAVGVHLRSPKQLRQVLDANPFPKAPTARVMACFVEQQPTAAALAAIVIPGREVIAAGPGVVFVHYPEGQGTSKLKLPFAATGTARNLNTVSKLAELAAAIPSRG, from the coding sequence ATGGCAGTCTACGCGGCGTTGCTTCGCGCGGTGAACGTTGGTGGCACCGGCAAACTCCCCATGGCCGACCTCCGCGCGCTGTGTGAGCGCGCCGGCTTCGAGCAGGTCGCAACCTACATCCAAAGCGGCAACGTGGTCTTCCGCACGTCCCTGACCGCCGCCAAGGCCAAGAGCGTCTTGGAAGGCGCCCTTGCCAAACGAATGGGCAAAGCCGTCGGCGTTCACCTGCGATCGCCAAAGCAACTTCGGCAGGTTCTGGACGCAAATCCCTTTCCCAAGGCCCCCACGGCACGCGTCATGGCCTGCTTCGTCGAGCAGCAGCCGACTGCAGCAGCCCTGGCGGCGATCGTGATTCCGGGGCGCGAAGTCATTGCGGCGGGACCGGGAGTCGTCTTCGTCCACTACCCAGAGGGACAGGGCACCAGCAAACTGAAGCTGCCCTTCGCTGCCACTGGGACCGCGCGCAACCTCAACACGGTGAGCAAGCTCGCCGAACTCGCGGCCGCGATACCAAGTCGGGGTTGA
- a CDS encoding TetR/AcrR family transcriptional regulator — MARSREFDEAKALQAGMLVFWQQGYDATSLPDLLAAMGLSKSSFYQAFTSKEMLFERCLTHYADTMVGGMRRSLDEAATGLDFIRNTLLGVAEEAKSKSSRRGCLIMNTASEFGQRQPDVAKLVQRHSRRFEAVFHDALERAAADGQLSEAARAQDVARYLVCTLSGLKTLAKAGATRTELTGAAEIALGALH; from the coding sequence GTGGCCCGCAGCCGTGAGTTCGACGAAGCCAAGGCACTGCAGGCGGGCATGCTCGTCTTCTGGCAGCAGGGCTACGATGCCACCTCCCTGCCGGACTTGCTCGCGGCCATGGGCCTTTCGAAGAGCAGCTTTTACCAGGCCTTCACCAGCAAAGAGATGCTCTTCGAGCGCTGCCTCACCCACTACGCGGATACCATGGTCGGTGGCATGCGTCGCTCCCTGGACGAAGCAGCGACCGGACTCGACTTCATCCGCAACACGCTACTTGGTGTGGCAGAGGAAGCGAAGAGCAAGAGTTCGCGGCGAGGCTGCCTGATCATGAACACGGCGAGCGAGTTCGGCCAGCGACAACCCGACGTCGCGAAGCTCGTACAGCGCCACTCTCGACGCTTCGAGGCGGTGTTCCACGACGCGCTGGAACGAGCAGCAGCCGACGGGCAACTCTCGGAGGCGGCGCGAGCACAGGACGTAGCGCGCTATCTGGTCTGCACCTTGAGCGGACTGAAGACTCTCGCCAAAGCGGGGGCCACCCGAACCGAACTGACGGGCGCTGCGGAAATCGCCCTCGGCGCTCTGCACTGA
- a CDS encoding NAD(P)H-binding protein gives MSNVILTGATGMVGTLVLQRCLASDAVAKVTTLGRRATGMEHPKLREVVHEDFLDLSACADAMEDQDIALFCLGAYTGSVSDAVFKRITTDYLVSFAHALHEHSPGAVFCFLSGSGADPSERSRMAFARYKGAAENALLATGFPRVHIFRPGYIYPVTKRSEPNFSYRLTRALYPMLRALGPKYSITSTQLADALVHAALHGTGNHSDPVLENRDIIALLDS, from the coding sequence ATGAGCAACGTGATCCTGACGGGTGCCACGGGCATGGTCGGCACGCTCGTGCTGCAGCGCTGCTTGGCATCGGATGCGGTGGCGAAAGTTACGACCCTCGGCCGCCGAGCAACGGGCATGGAACATCCCAAGCTGCGGGAAGTCGTGCACGAGGACTTCCTCGATCTGTCGGCCTGCGCCGACGCGATGGAAGACCAAGACATCGCACTGTTCTGCTTGGGGGCGTACACAGGCAGCGTTAGCGACGCCGTGTTCAAGCGCATCACGACGGACTATCTCGTCAGCTTCGCTCACGCCCTGCACGAACACTCCCCTGGCGCGGTGTTCTGCTTCCTCAGCGGCAGCGGCGCCGATCCAAGCGAGCGCAGCCGCATGGCCTTCGCACGCTACAAGGGCGCCGCGGAAAACGCACTGCTCGCCACGGGCTTTCCTCGAGTGCACATCTTCCGACCTGGCTACATCTACCCCGTGACCAAGCGCAGCGAGCCCAACTTCAGCTACCGCCTCACCCGCGCCCTCTATCCGATGCTCCGCGCCCTCGGGCCCAAGTACAGCATCACCTCCACCCAGCTCGCGGACGCCTTGGTGCACGCCGCGCTCCATGGCACTGGGAATCATTCCGACCCCGTGCTCGAGAATCGCGACATCATCGCGTTGCTCGACTCGTGA
- a CDS encoding sigma-70 family RNA polymerase sigma factor, which produces MLSDPELLEQWRGGDTRAGEELLERHWSSISRFFRAKVGEDGADLISQTFLAAVEGRDRIGGDSVRGYLFAVARRRLADHFRKVHQAPSADLSVSSLADLRTGPATAHARKERRELLARALSLIPLDDQIALELLYFEELPTADIARVLEVGDNTVRSRLARARDRLRRALVELGSDAEVDAAEAELTQKKPMESGS; this is translated from the coding sequence GATCCTGAGCTCCTCGAGCAGTGGCGTGGCGGAGACACTCGCGCGGGTGAGGAGCTCCTCGAGCGGCATTGGTCGAGCATCAGTCGCTTTTTCAGAGCGAAGGTTGGTGAGGACGGCGCCGATCTCATTTCGCAAACCTTCTTGGCCGCGGTGGAAGGGCGCGACCGGATCGGAGGCGACAGCGTTCGTGGCTACTTGTTCGCCGTGGCGCGTCGACGTCTGGCGGACCATTTCCGCAAGGTCCATCAGGCGCCCAGCGCGGATCTCTCGGTGAGTTCGCTCGCGGATCTGAGGACTGGACCGGCAACAGCCCATGCGCGCAAAGAGCGGCGTGAGCTCCTTGCTCGGGCGCTCTCGCTGATCCCGTTGGACGATCAGATTGCGCTCGAGCTCTTGTACTTCGAGGAACTCCCGACTGCGGACATCGCGCGCGTCTTGGAGGTGGGGGACAACACCGTCCGCAGCCGGCTAGCACGGGCGCGGGATCGCCTTCGACGTGCACTGGTCGAGCTCGGGTCGGATGCGGAGGTAGACGCGGCGGAGGCCGAACTCACGCAAAAGAAGCCAATGGAATCGGGCAGTTGA
- a CDS encoding phospholipase D-like domain-containing protein, which translates to MKRSIPVFLALALAACTVESPPQPTYSTTGGSAGIPALSAGAAGLGSAGAGGAAGAPDAGMGGAAGQVVGGAAGVSGASAAGAGGATPACSELDPRQVPAEVSVLPDAGEAPFVNALQAAQSSIDVMVYQMGYGGVLDNIQAKAKSGVKVRVILDLAQKKVNQKYMDALVAAGAQVEWSDPGFTYMHAKLILVDDKVAVISTGNYLKSYMLKERNFVVTNRDPWDVANLVSLFQADWQRLSPMLDCTRLLVSPINARARILSLINGASSTLTIESMQFADSAVRDAVAARKAAGVDVRVLLASPSWIDANQAAATFLSSHGIEARYLTSPSVHVKAIVADGARAYAGSENLSYTSLSKNREVGVVMTDSAAVSAVVSTFDKDWAKATPF; encoded by the coding sequence ATGAAGCGCTCGATCCCCGTATTTCTCGCCCTTGCTCTCGCCGCGTGCACCGTCGAATCCCCGCCGCAGCCGACCTATTCGACGACGGGCGGCTCCGCGGGGATCCCCGCGCTATCCGCTGGCGCCGCTGGCCTGGGCTCCGCCGGCGCGGGCGGCGCAGCAGGCGCGCCCGACGCCGGGATGGGTGGTGCTGCCGGACAAGTCGTCGGCGGCGCAGCAGGCGTCAGCGGCGCCAGTGCGGCCGGCGCCGGTGGAGCCACTCCCGCATGCTCCGAACTCGACCCGCGGCAAGTGCCCGCCGAGGTCTCGGTTCTGCCTGACGCCGGGGAAGCGCCCTTCGTCAATGCGCTGCAGGCTGCGCAGTCGTCCATCGACGTGATGGTGTACCAGATGGGCTACGGCGGAGTGCTCGACAACATCCAAGCGAAAGCCAAGAGCGGTGTGAAGGTTCGCGTGATCCTCGACTTGGCGCAGAAGAAGGTGAATCAGAAGTACATGGACGCCTTGGTCGCTGCAGGGGCGCAGGTCGAATGGAGCGATCCTGGGTTCACCTACATGCACGCGAAGCTGATCCTGGTGGACGACAAGGTCGCGGTGATCTCGACGGGGAACTACCTCAAGAGCTACATGCTCAAGGAACGCAACTTCGTCGTCACGAATCGCGATCCGTGGGATGTTGCCAACCTCGTTTCGCTGTTCCAAGCGGATTGGCAGCGGCTGAGTCCCATGCTGGATTGCACCCGGCTGTTGGTCTCTCCCATCAACGCGCGAGCGCGCATTCTGAGTCTGATCAACGGCGCTAGCTCCACGCTCACCATCGAGTCCATGCAGTTCGCGGACAGCGCGGTCCGAGATGCGGTAGCGGCGCGCAAAGCCGCCGGAGTCGACGTGCGCGTGCTCCTCGCTTCGCCCAGTTGGATCGACGCCAATCAGGCCGCAGCGACGTTCCTGTCCTCCCACGGCATCGAAGCGCGCTATCTGACGAGCCCCAGCGTCCATGTCAAAGCGATCGTCGCGGATGGGGCTCGCGCCTACGCCGGCTCCGAGAATCTGTCTTATACATCGCTGAGCAAGAACCGCGAGGTGGGAGTGGTGATGACCGACTCGGCGGCCGTGAGCGCGGTGGTCTCCACCTTCGACAAGGATTGGGCGAAGGCGACGCCGTTCTGA
- a CDS encoding serpin family protein produces the protein MRTALKLAVTSGLMFAALACSGGDGVNAPTADFDQVKSSKQRLPADADSGSVHTLTRNNTEFALALLGEAKPTGNYFTSPHSISTALAMAYAGAAGSTKSEMQTALHFVQPDAELHAAFNTLDQKLESRGKGASGSDGKPFRLRVSNAAWAQSGYPFLPSYLDVLAQNYGAGINLLDFISDADDCRKTINKWVAIETEDKIPELLGPGTVNGDTRLVLTNTVYFNASWATPFEPKQTKNAAFTRLDGSSVSVPFMEQRADHRYAKGAGYEAVELQYDGEEVSMLLLLPDAGTFGQFEQSLDAQALGDVSAALNSDYEVSLKLPKFELRTKLSLSSVLSNLGMPTAFTPAADFSAMDGSGGLSIQDVIHEAFVKVNEAGTEAAAATAVTMGVTSVPETVSVTVDRPFLFVIRDNETKANVFLGRITDPSSSE, from the coding sequence ATGCGCACCGCACTGAAGCTGGCAGTCACCTCTGGGCTCATGTTCGCCGCCCTCGCTTGCAGCGGCGGTGATGGGGTCAACGCCCCGACGGCTGACTTCGATCAAGTCAAGAGCAGCAAGCAGCGGCTGCCTGCGGACGCCGACAGCGGGTCCGTTCATACGCTGACTCGCAACAACACCGAGTTTGCCTTGGCTCTGCTCGGCGAAGCCAAACCCACCGGCAACTACTTCACCTCCCCGCACAGCATCTCCACTGCCTTGGCCATGGCCTACGCGGGCGCGGCGGGCAGCACCAAGAGCGAAATGCAGACGGCCCTGCACTTCGTGCAGCCCGATGCCGAGCTCCACGCTGCCTTCAACACCCTCGATCAGAAGCTGGAGTCCCGAGGCAAAGGTGCAAGTGGCAGCGACGGAAAGCCCTTCCGCTTGCGTGTCTCCAACGCTGCTTGGGCGCAATCGGGCTATCCCTTCCTGCCCAGCTACCTGGACGTGCTGGCGCAGAACTACGGCGCCGGGATCAATCTTCTCGACTTCATCAGCGACGCCGACGATTGCCGCAAGACGATCAACAAGTGGGTCGCCATCGAAACCGAGGACAAGATCCCCGAGCTGCTTGGACCTGGCACCGTCAACGGTGACACACGCCTCGTGCTCACCAACACGGTCTACTTCAACGCGTCTTGGGCCACGCCCTTCGAACCGAAGCAGACCAAGAACGCCGCCTTCACGCGCCTGGACGGTAGCAGCGTGAGCGTTCCGTTCATGGAGCAGCGCGCCGACCACCGCTACGCGAAGGGTGCAGGCTACGAGGCAGTGGAGCTCCAGTACGACGGCGAAGAGGTCTCCATGCTCTTGCTCTTGCCGGACGCGGGCACTTTCGGGCAGTTCGAGCAGTCTCTCGACGCCCAGGCCCTGGGCGACGTCAGTGCGGCACTGAACTCAGACTACGAAGTCTCACTGAAACTGCCCAAGTTCGAACTCCGCACGAAGCTGAGCCTATCGAGTGTTCTTTCGAATCTGGGGATGCCGACGGCGTTCACCCCCGCCGCGGACTTCTCGGCTATGGACGGCAGCGGCGGCCTATCGATCCAGGACGTGATCCACGAGGCATTCGTCAAGGTCAACGAGGCCGGCACTGAAGCAGCAGCCGCTACCGCGGTGACGATGGGCGTCACCAGCGTTCCGGAAACGGTGTCCGTGACCGTCGACCGCCCGTTCTTGTTCGTGATCCGAGACAACGAGACCAAGGCCAACGTCTTTTTGGGTCGCATCACGGATCCGTCCAGCAGCGAGTGA
- a CDS encoding DUF4149 domain-containing protein yields MRLLYLVSVWLHILCAVVWIGGIAFLMLVVVPWLRGSGGQVQAGAFLRETGRRFRNVSWVCFVTLLLTGTYNLWMRGVKLGDFTDGVWLASSFGHTVVLKLAVFALVIGISLTHDLVLGPRATRVMDRGPRSPEALALRRKATLLGRANAVLALVLVALGVLIVRGAP; encoded by the coding sequence GTGCGCCTGCTCTACCTCGTGTCTGTCTGGCTCCACATCTTGTGTGCTGTGGTGTGGATCGGTGGCATCGCCTTCTTGATGTTGGTGGTGGTGCCCTGGCTGCGGGGCAGTGGTGGCCAGGTGCAGGCAGGTGCCTTCCTTCGCGAGACGGGGCGGCGCTTTCGCAACGTGAGCTGGGTCTGTTTCGTGACCCTGCTCTTGACGGGGACCTACAACCTCTGGATGCGAGGCGTGAAGCTGGGGGATTTCACGGACGGAGTCTGGCTCGCTTCCAGCTTCGGACACACGGTGGTGCTCAAGCTCGCGGTGTTCGCGCTCGTGATCGGTATCAGCCTGACACACGATCTGGTGCTCGGTCCTCGCGCCACGCGGGTGATGGACCGTGGCCCCCGCTCGCCCGAGGCACTCGCGCTGCGACGCAAGGCAACGCTGCTCGGTCGCGCCAATGCCGTGCTCGCCTTGGTGCTCGTTGCGTTGGGCGTGCTGATTGTGCGCGGAGCGCCATGA